CATCAATTAACAATTGTACTATTTCTGGATGATTTGATTTTACAGCCCTATGTAACGCAGTCAGCTTATCCATATCATTAACAGCATTAACGTTACACCCTGATTGAATAAGAGCTTGCACAGCAGTACCATTGCCTTCATGAGCATATTGACGAAGAGCTTCCTCTTTTTCAGCGTCCTTGATCAATTTTAAACTACACAGGCTAAAGAGTAATTGTCGAGTAGTTGGTAAAGCAGGGAACAATACACGAGCAACCTTAGAATCATGCCCCGAACTAACAGTTGAAGCTTCAAGCAGCTCTGGGTGAGCAATGCACCATTCAGCTGCAGTTCTTGTACCAATCATTTCTGCAATTTCATAATTTGAAAGAGTATATTTACAAGCTAAAGAGCAAATGAGTTGCCCAATATATTCTTGATTTAATAATAAGCTGCTTATCTCTTTATCTAGTGAAAGCCAAGAGCGTAAACTAGGCAAAATACTATCTTGCACTTTTTGTTTATAGGTAGCTTTTGAGTATGGATGTCTAAGTTGCCTAACTAAAGTTTGACTATTGGGCAAAGTAGCTATCAGACAATCAATAATATTTTTTTTAATCTTAAACGATAAATTGTTAAAACTTGAAACTAAAGACAAATTATTAAAATCTGTAACCAAAGGACCATCATAATCGCTAGGACGTTTCATGGTGAAAATTGCTTTACTAAATAATAGAGCTAGAGTGAGCAACAGTATTTTTTTCATAATTTCTTCTTTTTGTTTTTACAATTACCATCAACTACTATAGAGCTTTTTTTGCTTTTCTATTATGTATAATTTAAAGCTACCTTTTCTTGCATTAATAACAATAATATACTTAATGTCTATTGTCAAATTGAAAACAAACAATTTTAACTCTACTAGTGATCTAAAAGTATACTTATACAGCTAGATCTAAAGGAGTAATCCCAAGCTTATTCTTTTTTGTAAGCAAACTTGGCTTTAAAGCTAATAACAGCCTGCGTATAGTAACACTTTTAGCCTCAACGGCTCTATGAAGTAAAGAGTTACCTAATTCATCACAAATAGTTATCGGAAAACCTTGCTCGAGAGCATGTCGCACAAACTCATAATCGTCCTGATTAATTGCTTCTAACAGATTATTAAAATACTTTGTAAGCGCTAATTCAAGTGCACTATACGATGTACCCAAAGAGCCCAATTTAAATTCAATATATTCTTTAACAGACAATGGCTCTCTGTTTTTTGTAATGGCGGGTGTATAATTTAAAATAGCAATAACGCGTTCTGTATCATTAGCAGACAGTGCTCTATTAATAGCATGTCTATCTTCATATTCACTAACTTTATTAAAATCAGATAAAGTTTCTTCTCTAGAACCTAAAAACGCTCCATGATCGAGCAGTAAATTGACAACTGGCATACAGTTACATTTATAAGCGGCTTCAAGAAGTACATTGTTTTTAACGGTAAAGTCAGCCCCATAGGATAAAAGCAGTAAGAGCATTGCAGGAGTACATTTGCATACTTTAAAGTAAAAATCTAATACCGTAATAGATCTAGTACTGCTGATATTTAAAGAACTTATATTATTAACAAGCAAACAAGCTAAAGGTGTTAAGCCTTCATTATTTTTAGCATCAACATCAGCTCTGTTAGCTAATAGCATTTTGGCTATAGTTATAAAATTATCAGTTCCAATTGTAGTGCCCTTAGCAATGAGTGACTGAATAAGTATATGTAAAGGTGTATTGCCATCATCATCTTTTACCGTAACATCAGCTTTATTATCCAGTAATAAGCGCACAAGCTCTTTATTACCAATCTCAGCGGCCTTATGGAGAATAGTACTATTATTTTTACCACGAATATTAGGATTAGCGCCTAATGATAGTATGCTCGTAAAAGAAGCTATAGTAGTCCGATTAATCCCTGTTTTAAGAGCAGAAACCATTGCCTCACGCAACTTTTTATCTCGTTGCAAAGGAAAGTTTTTTGAAAGTCGATAAGCTGCAAGCTTTTTAACCGTTTTAGGTTTAACAAAAGCTTCATGCTCAGCAAGCAAAGCAACAATCTCTGGCGTACTTAAAATTTTAGCCCATTCAAGCAGCCCTACTTGCATATTATCATTATAGTCTACATCACAAAGAAGTGCGGTGTTTGCTTTGTGAGAAAGCAACAATTTTATCATATCACTATTTTGAGTTACTAGAGCCCAATGAAGAGGAGTTAAATGATGGAAAACTCTTGTTTCCCTGCTAGAGACTATACTTTGATTTAATTGCTCTATTAAACGCAGATTATTATTAGTCTTGTGGGCAAAATCAGGTATCATTAGATAGGTAGGAGGCAATATGTGATAATGAAATATCCCCATAAATTTTGAATAGTTATTAATAAACATTCCATAACCACCCTTCTGCTGACAAGGATATACAAAATTAATAATACTCTTAAGAGTAACATAAGACTCTTGAGTAAAATCTTTAGGTAATTGACTTATACTTAAAGCAATATACTCACCTTGAGCATTAACATCTGCACCGTGCTCAAGTAATAACTTTACCATGGGCATATTATTTGCTAAAACCGCCCAATGAAGCAAGCCGTAACCGCTACAGTCATAAGCATCACAGTTACCCCCTTTAGAAAGAAGATATTTCATCTGCTCTCTATTATTTGTTCTTAATGCTGCAAACAACTGTTTATCACCAGCATACGAAGCAAAAAAACCTATACAAGTTAAAAATAATAATATTTTATTCATGAAAAATCTCTTAAGTTAAATAGTGTTTTTAGTAATATACAAAAAATTTGAACTGTAATGCCATATATACATTTATTAAGTAACTACATTAAAACTTAGCGCTCTATGCATAGGGGACAGTCCCTACTAAAAAGCAAGAATAATTTTTTGATTTTTGATCAAATAGTATTCTAAATTACATATTTTAGTTATCGCAACCCTAGAATTAACAAAGTTAACTTAATTTCAATATATTGTCAAATTGAAAATCATATCCACTAAGCTAACTAGGAGTTCATAGTTGATTTATTTTTAATAGCATGTTATATTTAATAAAAAATAAAATTAATTTATGA
This genomic stretch from Candidatus Dependentiae bacterium harbors:
- a CDS encoding ankyrin repeat domain-containing protein, with the translated sequence MKKILLLTLALLFSKAIFTMKRPSDYDGPLVTDFNNLSLVSSFNNLSFKIKKNIIDCLIATLPNSQTLVRQLRHPYSKATYKQKVQDSILPSLRSWLSLDKEISSLLLNQEYIGQLICSLACKYTLSNYEIAEMIGTRTAAEWCIAHPELLEASTVSSGHDSKVARVLFPALPTTRQLLFSLCSLKLIKDAEKEEALRQYAHEGNGTAVQALIQSGCNVNAVNDMDKLTALHRAVKSNHPEIVQLLIDAQAVIETQDYQGDTPLKSAVLTNNRELVHLLLVQNPKPNVDVPDKDGKTPLMHAIACDYTKVATRLILANADCYAQDMFGNTPSSIAFEKGNSKIMRFLDILKNLNNVAR
- a CDS encoding ankyrin repeat domain-containing protein yields the protein MNKILLFLTCIGFFASYAGDKQLFAALRTNNREQMKYLLSKGGNCDAYDCSGYGLLHWAVLANNMPMVKLLLEHGADVNAQGEYIALSISQLPKDFTQESYVTLKSIINFVYPCQQKGGYGMFINNYSKFMGIFHYHILPPTYLMIPDFAHKTNNNLRLIEQLNQSIVSSRETRVFHHLTPLHWALVTQNSDMIKLLLSHKANTALLCDVDYNDNMQVGLLEWAKILSTPEIVALLAEHEAFVKPKTVKKLAAYRLSKNFPLQRDKKLREAMVSALKTGINRTTIASFTSILSLGANPNIRGKNNSTILHKAAEIGNKELVRLLLDNKADVTVKDDDGNTPLHILIQSLIAKGTTIGTDNFITIAKMLLANRADVDAKNNEGLTPLACLLVNNISSLNISSTRSITVLDFYFKVCKCTPAMLLLLLSYGADFTVKNNVLLEAAYKCNCMPVVNLLLDHGAFLGSREETLSDFNKVSEYEDRHAINRALSANDTERVIAILNYTPAITKNREPLSVKEYIEFKLGSLGTSYSALELALTKYFNNLLEAINQDDYEFVRHALEQGFPITICDELGNSLLHRAVEAKSVTIRRLLLALKPSLLTKKNKLGITPLDLAV